In Bufo gargarizans isolate SCDJY-AF-19 chromosome 6, ASM1485885v1, whole genome shotgun sequence, a single genomic region encodes these proteins:
- the VPS25 gene encoding vacuolar protein-sorting-associated protein 25, which produces MGFEWPWQYNFPPFYTLQPNVDTRQKQLSAWSSLALSYCRHNKLYTMNVMEIQESPLFNNKKIQRKLSVESVQVVLEELRKKGNLEWLDKNKTRFLIMWRRPDEWGKVLYQWVSKNGMTNSVFTLYELINGDDTEGEEFHGLDEAMLLRSLEGLQMEHKAEIITLNDSKGVKFF; this is translated from the exons ATGGGTTTCGAGTGGCCTTGGCAGTACAACTTTCCCCCGTTCTACAC GTTACAGCCTAATGTTGATACTCGGCAGAAGCAGCTGTCAGCGTGGAGTTCCCTAGCCTTGTCGTACTGCCGCCATAATAAGTTATACACTATGAATGTAATGGAAATACAGGAAAGCCCCTTGTTCAACAACAAGAAGATACAAA GGAAGCTGTCCGTGGAGTCTGTTCAGGTGGTCCTAGAGGAACTCAGGAAAAAAG GTAACTTAGAATGGTTGGATAAAAACAAAACCAGGTTCCTAATAATGTGGAGAAGGCCAGACGAGTGGGGAAAAGTACTTTACCAATGG gTCTCAAAGAATGGAATGACCAATTCTGTGTTCACACTTTATGAGCTGATTAACGGGGATGACACAGAGGGAGAAG AATTCCACGGGTTGGATGAAGCCATGCTCCTCAGATCATTGGAAGGCCTGCAGATGGAACACAAAGCAGAGATTATTACACTAAATGACAGCAAGGGAGTGAAATTCTTTTAA